The following are encoded together in the Ranitomeya imitator isolate aRanImi1 chromosome 4, aRanImi1.pri, whole genome shotgun sequence genome:
- the LOC138675077 gene encoding E3 ubiquitin/ISG15 ligase TRIM25-like isoform X1, translating to MASAGLRNDLECSICLSLYTDPITLRCGHNFCLDCIGQFLNTQEESGVYSCPECREEFLDRPALKRNITLCKVVENFLSPLPSQKKITGICCTYCIHSPAPAVKSCLNCEASLCDQHLRVHSKEAEHVLTDPSTSLGNKKCSVHKKILEYYCIEDDACICVSCSLFGEHRGHKLHPVYKASEKKKEKLRNVLQYLITKREETEEKVQNLEEHWRKAEEKASGEAERVTALFIDIRRRVDDLEKKVLSEISRREEQVSLSFSDLIQKLEIKKDELSRKMRYIEELCNMTDPLTVLREPDKGDFCDPEEEGGDEDTGGHDGGDEDTGGHDGGDEDTGGHDGGDRGAEWTSHISRTLSAMIRDIHGTFSVQDPADILLDLNTADNSLLISDDLKTATWTLITQNFPETEERFQSYSQVMSNNEFSCGRHYWDVEISGSRCWSVGMCYPSIDRCGPKSYIGDNNKSWCLYGGLAYNNQCSVKYYGKTFQLPHQISSDKFRIYLDYEAGQLSFYELCDPIRHLHTFTAAFSEPLHAAFYVFGGCLDISGGFTAVRNNQARKKSAQRFRN from the coding sequence ATGGCGTCTGCTGGTCTAAGAAATGATCTGGAATGTTCCATCTGTCTGAGCCTTTATACAGATCCTATAAccctgagatgtggacacaacttctgcctGGACTGTATTGGTCAGTTCCTGAACACGCAAGAGGAATCAGGAGTTTATTCCTGTCCTGAATGTAGAGAAGAGTTTCTGGACCGTCCGGCACTGAAGAGGAACATAACTCTGTGTAAAGTAGTGGAGAATTTCCTGTCTCCTCTGCCAAGTCAAAAGAAGATCACCGGGATCTGCTGCACTTACTGCATTCACTCTCCTGCACCTGCTGTTAAATCCTGTCTAAACTGCGAGGCTTCTCTATGTGATCAACACCTGAGAGTTCACAGCAAGGAAGCAGAACACGTCCTCACTGATCCCAGCACTTCTCTTGGGAACAAGAAATGTTCTGTCCATAAAAAAATCCTGGAATATTACTGCATTGAGGATGATGCTTGTATCTGTGTGTCCTGCTCTCTGTTTGGAGAACACCGGGGACATAAATTGCATCCTGTGTATAAAGCCTctgagaagaagaaggagaaactAAGAAATGTTCTGCAGTATCTAATCACAAAAAGAGAAGAGACTGAGGAAAAAGTCCAGAATCTGGAGGAGCACTGgagaaaagctgaagaaaaagcaTCTGGAGAAGCCGAGAGAGTCACTGCCCTGTTTATAGACATCAGGAGACGGGTGGACGACCTGGAGAAGAAGGTCCTGAGTGAGATCTCCAGGCGGGAAGAGCAGGTGTCACTGTCATTCTCTGATTTGATTCAGAAGCTGGAAATAAAGAAGGACGAACTGTCCAGGAAGATGAGGTacattgaggagctgtgtaacatgaCGGATCCACTGACTGTCTTGCGGGAACCTGACAAGGGTGACTTTTGTGATCCGGAAgaggagggaggtgatgaggacacaggggggcatgatggaggtgatgaggacacaggaggacatgatggaggtgatgaggacacaggaggacatgatggaggtgatcggGGTGCGGAGTGGACCTCACACATATCTCGCACATTATCTGCTATGATAAGAGATATACATGGGACCTTCTCTGTGCAGGATCCTGCAGACATATTACTGGATCTAAACACGGCTGATAATAGTCTCCTTATATCAGACGACCTAAAAACTGCGACCTGGACCCTGATAACACAAAATTTTCCAGAGACAGAAGAGAGATTCCAGTCTTATTCACAGGTGATGAGCAATAATGAATTTTCCTGCGGTcgacattactgggatgtggagATCAGTGGATCACGGTGttggagtgtggggatgtgttaccCCAGTATAGACAGGTGTGGGCCTAAATCATACATTGGAGATAATAACAAGTCCTGGTGTTTATATGGAGGGCTGGCATATAATAATCAATGTTCAGTCAAATATTATGGTAAGACATTCCAGTTACCTCACCAGATCTCCAGTGATAAATTCAGGATATAtctggattatgaggccgggcagttgtccttttatgagctgtgtgaccccatcagacacttacacaccttcactgccGCCTTCTCCGAGCCCCTACATGCTGCATTTTATGTAtttggaggatgtttagatatATCAGGAGGCTTCACAGCTGTGAGGAACAATCAAGCTCGAAAAAAATCTGCCCAAAGATTCAGAAATTAA
- the LOC138675077 gene encoding E3 ubiquitin/ISG15 ligase TRIM25-like isoform X2, which translates to MASAGLRNDLECSICLSLYTDPITLRCGHNFCLDCIGQFLNTQEESGVYSCPECREEFLDRPALKRNITLCKVVENFLSPLPSQKKITGICCTYCIHSPAPAVKSCLNCEASLCDQHLRVHSKEAEHVLTDPSTSLGNKKCSVHKKILEYYCIEDDACICVSCSLFGEHRGHKLHPVYKASEKKKEKLRNVLQYLITKREETEEKVQNLEEHWRKAEEKASGEAERVTALFIDIRRRVDDLEKKVLSEISRREEQVSLSFSDLIQKLEIKKDELSRKMRYIEELCNMTDPLTVLREPDKGDFCDPEEEGGDEDTGGHDGGDEDTGGHDGGDRGAEWTSHISRTLSAMIRDIHGTFSVQDPADILLDLNTADNSLLISDDLKTATWTLITQNFPETEERFQSYSQVMSNNEFSCGRHYWDVEISGSRCWSVGMCYPSIDRCGPKSYIGDNNKSWCLYGGLAYNNQCSVKYYGKTFQLPHQISSDKFRIYLDYEAGQLSFYELCDPIRHLHTFTAAFSEPLHAAFYVFGGCLDISGGFTAVRNNQARKKSAQRFRN; encoded by the exons ATGGCGTCTGCTGGTCTAAGAAATGATCTGGAATGTTCCATCTGTCTGAGCCTTTATACAGATCCTATAAccctgagatgtggacacaacttctgcctGGACTGTATTGGTCAGTTCCTGAACACGCAAGAGGAATCAGGAGTTTATTCCTGTCCTGAATGTAGAGAAGAGTTTCTGGACCGTCCGGCACTGAAGAGGAACATAACTCTGTGTAAAGTAGTGGAGAATTTCCTGTCTCCTCTGCCAAGTCAAAAGAAGATCACCGGGATCTGCTGCACTTACTGCATTCACTCTCCTGCACCTGCTGTTAAATCCTGTCTAAACTGCGAGGCTTCTCTATGTGATCAACACCTGAGAGTTCACAGCAAGGAAGCAGAACACGTCCTCACTGATCCCAGCACTTCTCTTGGGAACAAGAAATGTTCTGTCCATAAAAAAATCCTGGAATATTACTGCATTGAGGATGATGCTTGTATCTGTGTGTCCTGCTCTCTGTTTGGAGAACACCGGGGACATAAATTGCATCCTGTGTATAAAGCCTctgagaagaagaaggagaaactAAGAAATGTTCTGCAGTATCTAATCACAAAAAGAGAAGAGACTGAGGAAAAAGTCCAGAATCTGGAGGAGCACTGgagaaaagctgaagaaaaagcaTCTGGAGAAGCCGAGAGAGTCACTGCCCTGTTTATAGACATCAGGAGACGGGTGGACGACCTGGAGAAGAAGGTCCTGAGTGAGATCTCCAGGCGGGAAGAGCAGGTGTCACTGTCATTCTCTGATTTGATTCAGAAGCTGGAAATAAAGAAGGACGAACTGTCCAGGAAGATGAGGTacattgaggagctgtgtaacatgaCGGATCCACTGACTGTCTTGCGGGAACCTGACAAGGGTGACTTTTGTGATCCGGAAgaggagggaggtgatgaggacacaggggggcatgatggag gtgatgaggacacaggaggacatgatggaggtgatcggGGTGCGGAGTGGACCTCACACATATCTCGCACATTATCTGCTATGATAAGAGATATACATGGGACCTTCTCTGTGCAGGATCCTGCAGACATATTACTGGATCTAAACACGGCTGATAATAGTCTCCTTATATCAGACGACCTAAAAACTGCGACCTGGACCCTGATAACACAAAATTTTCCAGAGACAGAAGAGAGATTCCAGTCTTATTCACAGGTGATGAGCAATAATGAATTTTCCTGCGGTcgacattactgggatgtggagATCAGTGGATCACGGTGttggagtgtggggatgtgttaccCCAGTATAGACAGGTGTGGGCCTAAATCATACATTGGAGATAATAACAAGTCCTGGTGTTTATATGGAGGGCTGGCATATAATAATCAATGTTCAGTCAAATATTATGGTAAGACATTCCAGTTACCTCACCAGATCTCCAGTGATAAATTCAGGATATAtctggattatgaggccgggcagttgtccttttatgagctgtgtgaccccatcagacacttacacaccttcactgccGCCTTCTCCGAGCCCCTACATGCTGCATTTTATGTAtttggaggatgtttagatatATCAGGAGGCTTCACAGCTGTGAGGAACAATCAAGCTCGAAAAAAATCTGCCCAAAGATTCAGAAATTAA